The following coding sequences lie in one Nycticebus coucang isolate mNycCou1 chromosome 18, mNycCou1.pri, whole genome shotgun sequence genomic window:
- the AANAT gene encoding serotonin N-acetyltransferase isoform X3, producing the protein MQDLGGFRQVPPFHSCSQVTPAARMSAQSIHLLKPEALHLPPGIPESPSCQRRHTLPASEFRCLTPEDAVSVFEIEREAFISVSGLCPLYLDEIRHFLTLCPELSLGWFEEGRLVAFIIGSLWDKERLTQESLTLHRPGGCTAHLHVLAVHRTFRQQGRGSVLLWRYLHHLGSQLAVRRAVLMCEDALVPFYEKLGFHAVGPCAVTVGPLTFTELQCSLRGQAFLRRNSGC; encoded by the exons ATGCAGGACCTGGGTGGCTTCCGACAGGTGCCTCCTTTTCACTCCTGCAGTCAGGTCACCCCAGCGGCCAGGATGTCCGCCCAGAGCATCCACCTTCTGAAACCCGAGGCCTTGCACCTGCCACCTGGAATCCCAGAGTCACCAAGCTGCCAGAGGCGCCACACACTCCCCGCCAGTGAGTTCCGCTGCCTCACCCCAGAGGACGCCGTAAGTGTGTTTGAGATTGAGCGCGAAG CCTTCATCTCCGTCTCGGGCCTCTGCCCTCTGTACCTGGATGAGATCCGGCACTTTCTGACCCTGTGTCCAGAGCTGTCCCTGGGCTGGTTTGAGGAGGGCCGCCTTGTGGCCTTCATCATTGGTTCACTTTGGGACAAGGAGAGACTCACTCAG GAGTCGCTGACACTGCACAGGCCTGGGGGCTGCACAGCCCACCTGCACGTGCTAGCTGTGCACCGGACCTTCCGGCAGCAGGGCAGGGGCTCTGTGCTGCTGTGGCGCTACCTACACCACCTGGGCAGCCAGCTGGCTGTGCGCCGGGCTGTGCTCATGTGTGAGGATGCGCTGGTACCCTTCTATGAGAAGCTCGGCTTCCATGCTGTGGGCCCATGCGCAGTCACTGTGGGCCCCCTTACTTTCACGGAGCTCCAGTGCTCCCTGCGGGGCCAGGCCTTCCTGCGCAGGAATAGTGGTTGCTGA
- the AANAT gene encoding serotonin N-acetyltransferase isoform X1: MQDLGGFRQVPPFHSCSQVTPAARMSAQSIHLLKPEALHLPPGIPESPSCQRRHTLPASEFRCLTPEDAVSVFEIEREGEQPTEGPEDALFWSSCPVGRRPPVLEAGSQNVHLCSRGGWWGQGQLRGHSGAETRVTPPPCAFTTAFISVSGLCPLYLDEIRHFLTLCPELSLGWFEEGRLVAFIIGSLWDKERLTQESLTLHRPGGCTAHLHVLAVHRTFRQQGRGSVLLWRYLHHLGSQLAVRRAVLMCEDALVPFYEKLGFHAVGPCAVTVGPLTFTELQCSLRGQAFLRRNSGC; encoded by the exons ATGCAGGACCTGGGTGGCTTCCGACAGGTGCCTCCTTTTCACTCCTGCAGTCAGGTCACCCCAGCGGCCAGGATGTCCGCCCAGAGCATCCACCTTCTGAAACCCGAGGCCTTGCACCTGCCACCTGGAATCCCAGAGTCACCAAGCTGCCAGAGGCGCCACACACTCCCCGCCAGTGAGTTCCGCTGCCTCACCCCAGAGGACGCCGTAAGTGTGTTTGAGATTGAGCGCGAAGGTGAGCAGCCCACAGAGGGGCCAGAGGATGCTCTATTCTGGTCCAGCTGTCCTGTGGGGAGGAGACCGCCTGTCCTGGAGGCTGGGTCCCAGAATGTGCATCTGTGTTCAaggggtgggtggtgggggcAAGGACAGCTAAGAGGACACTCAGGTGCAGAGACCAGAGTTACCCCTCCCCCATGTGCCTTCACCACAGCCTTCATCTCCGTCTCGGGCCTCTGCCCTCTGTACCTGGATGAGATCCGGCACTTTCTGACCCTGTGTCCAGAGCTGTCCCTGGGCTGGTTTGAGGAGGGCCGCCTTGTGGCCTTCATCATTGGTTCACTTTGGGACAAGGAGAGACTCACTCAG GAGTCGCTGACACTGCACAGGCCTGGGGGCTGCACAGCCCACCTGCACGTGCTAGCTGTGCACCGGACCTTCCGGCAGCAGGGCAGGGGCTCTGTGCTGCTGTGGCGCTACCTACACCACCTGGGCAGCCAGCTGGCTGTGCGCCGGGCTGTGCTCATGTGTGAGGATGCGCTGGTACCCTTCTATGAGAAGCTCGGCTTCCATGCTGTGGGCCCATGCGCAGTCACTGTGGGCCCCCTTACTTTCACGGAGCTCCAGTGCTCCCTGCGGGGCCAGGCCTTCCTGCGCAGGAATAGTGGTTGCTGA
- the RHBDF2 gene encoding inactive rhomboid protein 2 isoform X1, with product MASTDKNGGSLSSVSSSRLQSRKPPNLSITIPPPERESQAPGEQASMLPERPKNPAYLKSISLQEPRTRWQESSSEKHPGFRRQASLSQSIRNSTAQWFGVSDDWEEKRQHWRRRSLHHCSVRYGRLKASCQRDLELLSQEVPSFQGTESPKPCKMPKIVDPLARGRAFRHPDEVDRPHPPHPPLTPGVLSLTSFTSIRSGYSHLPRRKRMSVAHMSFQAAAALLKGRSVLDVTGQRCRVIKRSFAYPSFLEEDAVDGADTFDSSFFSKEEMSSMPDDVFESPPLSASYIRGIPRSASPISPDGVQVPLKDHGRAPVPTTRRGKRIASKVKHFAFDRKKRHYGLGVVGNWLNRSYRRSISSTVQHQLESFDSHRPYFTYWLTFVHIIITLLVICTYGIAPVGFAQHVTTQLVLRNKGVYESVKYIQQENFWVGPSSIDLIHLGAKFSPCIRKDQQIEQLVLREQDLERDSGCCVQNDYSGCIQTQRQDCSETLATFVKWQDDTGPPMDKSDLSQKRTSGAVCHQDPRTCEEPASSGAHIWPDDITKWPICTEQARSNHTGFLHMDCKIKGRPCCIGTKGSCEITTREYCEFMHGYFHEEATLCSQVHCLDEVCGLLPFLNPEVPDQFYRLWLSLFLHAGVVHCLVSVVFQMTILRDLEKLAGWHRIAIIFILSGITGNLASAIFLPYRAEVGPAGSQFGLLACLFVELFQSWQLLERPWKAFFNLSAIVLFLFICGLLPWIDNIAHIFGFLSGLLLAFAFLPYITFGTSDKYCKRILILVSLLAFAGLFASLVLWLYIYPINWPWVEFLTCFPFTNRFCEKYELDQVLH from the exons ATGGCCTCTACTGACAAGAATGGCGGGAGCCTCTCCTCCGTGTCCAGCAGCCGCCTGCAGAGCCGGAAGCCACCCAACCTGTCCATTACCATCCCGCCACCTGAGAGAGAGAGCCAGGCCCCTGGCGAGCAGGCCAGCATGCTGCCTGAG AGGCCCAAGAACCCAGCCTACTTGAAGAGTATCAGTCTCCAGGAACCACGGACACGATGGCAGGAGAGCAGCTCTGAGAAGCACCCCGGCTTCCGCCGCCAGGCCTCCCTGTCCCAGAGCATCCGCAA TAGCACGGCCCAGTGGTTTGGGGTCAGTGATGACTGGGAGGAGAAGCGGCAGCACTGGCGGCGCCGCAGCCTGCACCACTGCAGTGTGCGCTATGGCCGCCTGAAGGCCTCCTGCCAGAGGGACCTGGAGCTGCTCAGCCAGGAGGTGCCTTCTTTCCAGGGCACCGAGTCCCCCAAACCCTGCAAGATGCCCAAG ATTGTGGACCCTCTGGCTCGGGGCCGGGCGTTCCGCCACCCTGACGAGGTGGACCGGCCCCACCCCCCGCACCCGCCGCTGACCCCGGGGGTTCTGTCCCTCACCTCCTTCACCAGCATCCGCTCTGGCTACTCCCACCTGCCACGTCGGAAGAGGATGTCTGTGGCCCACATGAGCTTTCAAGCTGCTGCCGCCCTCCTTAAA GGACGCTCAGTGCTGGATGTCACTGGTCAGCGGTGCCGGGTGATCAAACGCAGCTTTGCCTACCCCAGCTTCCTGGAAGAGGATGCAGTCGATGGGGCAGACACATTTGACTCCTCATTTTTTAGTAAG GAAGAAATGAGTTCCATGCCTGATGACGTATTTGAGTCTCCCCCACTCTCTGCCAGCTACATCCGAGGGATCCCTCGCTCAGCCTCCCCTATCTCCCCTGACGGGGTACAAGTCCCCCT GAAGGATCACGGCCGAGCCCCGGTACCCACAACCAGGCGCGGCAAGCGCATCGCCTCCAAGGTGAAGCACTTTGCTTTTGACCGCAAGAAGCGGCACTATGGCCTGGGCGTGGTGGGCAACTGGCTGAACCGCAGCTACCGCCGCAGCATCAGCAGCACAGTGCAGCACCAGCTGGAGAGCTTCGACAGCCACCG GCCCTACTTCACCTACTGGCTGACCTTCGTCCACATCATCATCACACTGCTGGTGATTTGCACCTATGGCATCGCCCCCGTGGGCTTTGCCCAGCATGTCACCACCCAGCTG GTGCTGAGGAACAAAGGTGTATATGAGAGCGTGAAGTACATCCAGCAGGAGAACTTCTGGGTTGGCCCCAGCTCG ATTGACCTGATCCACCTGGGAGCCAAGTTCTCACCCTGCATCCGGAAAGACCAGCAGATTGAGCAGCTGGTGCTGCGGGAGCAAGACTTGGAGCGGGACTCAGGCTGCTGTGTCCAGAACGACTACTCGGGCTGCATCCAGACCCAGCGGCAGGACTGCTCG GAGACTTTGGCCACTTTTGTTAAGTGGCAGGATGATACTGGGCCCCCCATGGACAAGTCCGATCTGAGCCAGAAGCGCACATCAGGGGCCGTGTGCCACCAGGACCCCAG GACCTGTGAGGAGCCAGCCTCCAGTGGTGCACACATTTGGCCGGATGACATCACCAAGTGGCCG ATCTGCACGGAGCAGGCCAGGAGCAACCACACAGGCTTCTTGCACATGGACTGCAAGATCAAGGGCCGCCCCTGCTGCATCGGCACCAAGGGCAG CTGCGAGATCACTACCCGGGAATACTGTGAGTTCATGCACGGCTATTTTCACGAGGAAGCAACACTCTGTTCCCAG gtGCACTGCTTAGATGAAGTGTGTGGGCTGCTGCCCTTCCTCAATCCTGAGGTCCCAGACCAGTTCTACAGACTTTGGCTGTCTCTGTTCCTACATGCTGG CGTGGTGCACTGCCTCGTGTCTGTGGTCTTTCAAATGACTATCCTGCGTGACCTGGAAAAGCTGGCTGGCTGGCACCGCATTGCCATCATCTTTATCCTCAGTGGTATCACAGGCAACCTTGCCAGTGCCATCTTCCTCCCATACCGGGCAGAG GTGGGCCCAGCCGGCTCACAGTTCGGCCTCCTCGCCTGCCTCTTCGTGGAGCTTTTCCAGAGCTGGCAGCTGCTGGAGCGGCCCTGGAAAGCCTTCTTCAACCTTTCGGCCATCGTACTCTTCCTATTCATCTGTGGCCTCCTGCCCTGGATCGACAACATCGCCCATATCTTTGGCTTTCTCAGCGGGCTGCTGCTGGCCTTCGCCTTCCTGCCCTACATCACCTTCGGCACCAGCGACAAGTACTGCAAGCGAATCCTCATCCTGGTGTCCCTGCTGGCCTTCGCCGGCCTCTTCGCCTCCCTGGTGCTCTGGCTGTACATCTACCCGATTAACTGGCCCTGGGTCGAGTTCCTCACCTGCTTCCCCTTCACCAACCGCTTCTGTGAGAAGTATGAGCTGGACCAGGTGCTGCACTGA
- the AANAT gene encoding serotonin N-acetyltransferase isoform X2, which produces MSAQSIHLLKPEALHLPPGIPESPSCQRRHTLPASEFRCLTPEDAVSVFEIEREGEQPTEGPEDALFWSSCPVGRRPPVLEAGSQNVHLCSRGGWWGQGQLRGHSGAETRVTPPPCAFTTAFISVSGLCPLYLDEIRHFLTLCPELSLGWFEEGRLVAFIIGSLWDKERLTQESLTLHRPGGCTAHLHVLAVHRTFRQQGRGSVLLWRYLHHLGSQLAVRRAVLMCEDALVPFYEKLGFHAVGPCAVTVGPLTFTELQCSLRGQAFLRRNSGC; this is translated from the exons ATGTCCGCCCAGAGCATCCACCTTCTGAAACCCGAGGCCTTGCACCTGCCACCTGGAATCCCAGAGTCACCAAGCTGCCAGAGGCGCCACACACTCCCCGCCAGTGAGTTCCGCTGCCTCACCCCAGAGGACGCCGTAAGTGTGTTTGAGATTGAGCGCGAAGGTGAGCAGCCCACAGAGGGGCCAGAGGATGCTCTATTCTGGTCCAGCTGTCCTGTGGGGAGGAGACCGCCTGTCCTGGAGGCTGGGTCCCAGAATGTGCATCTGTGTTCAaggggtgggtggtgggggcAAGGACAGCTAAGAGGACACTCAGGTGCAGAGACCAGAGTTACCCCTCCCCCATGTGCCTTCACCACAGCCTTCATCTCCGTCTCGGGCCTCTGCCCTCTGTACCTGGATGAGATCCGGCACTTTCTGACCCTGTGTCCAGAGCTGTCCCTGGGCTGGTTTGAGGAGGGCCGCCTTGTGGCCTTCATCATTGGTTCACTTTGGGACAAGGAGAGACTCACTCAG GAGTCGCTGACACTGCACAGGCCTGGGGGCTGCACAGCCCACCTGCACGTGCTAGCTGTGCACCGGACCTTCCGGCAGCAGGGCAGGGGCTCTGTGCTGCTGTGGCGCTACCTACACCACCTGGGCAGCCAGCTGGCTGTGCGCCGGGCTGTGCTCATGTGTGAGGATGCGCTGGTACCCTTCTATGAGAAGCTCGGCTTCCATGCTGTGGGCCCATGCGCAGTCACTGTGGGCCCCCTTACTTTCACGGAGCTCCAGTGCTCCCTGCGGGGCCAGGCCTTCCTGCGCAGGAATAGTGGTTGCTGA
- the RHBDF2 gene encoding inactive rhomboid protein 2 isoform X3 has product MASTDKNGGSLSSVSSSRLQSRKPPNLSITIPPPERESQAPGEQASMLPERPKNPAYLKSISLQEPRTRWQESSSEKHPGFRRQASLSQSIRNSTAQWFGVSDDWEEKRQHWRRRSLHHCSVRYGRLKASCQRDLELLSQEVPSFQGTESPKPCKMPKIVDPLARGRAFRHPDEVDRPHPPHPPLTPGVLSLTSFTSIRSGYSHLPRRKRMSVAHMSFQAAAALLKGRSVLDVTGQRCRVIKRSFAYPSFLEEDAVDGADTFDSSFFSKEEMSSMPDDVFESPPLSASYIRGIPRSASPISPDGVQVPLKDHGRAPVPTTRRGKRIASKVKHFAFDRKKRHYGLGVVGNWLNRSYRRSISSTVQHQLESFDSHRPYFTYWLTFVHIIITLLVICTYGIAPVGFAQHVTTQLVLRNKGVYESVKYIQQENFWVGPSSIDLIHLGAKFSPCIRKDQQIEQLVLREQDLERDSGCCVQNDYSGCIQTQRQDCSETLATFVKWQDDTGPPMDKSDLSQKRTSGAVCHQDPRTCEEPASSGAHIWPDDITKWPICTEQARSNHTGFLHMDCKIKGRPCCIGTKGSCEITTREYCEFMHGYFHEEATLCSQVHCLDEVCGLLPFLNPEVPDQFYRLWLSLFLHAGVVHCLVSVVFQMTILRDLEKLAGWHRIAIIFILSGITGNLASAIFLPYRAERAAAGLRLPALHHLRHQRQVLQANPHPGVPAGLRRPLRLPGALAVHLPD; this is encoded by the exons ATGGCCTCTACTGACAAGAATGGCGGGAGCCTCTCCTCCGTGTCCAGCAGCCGCCTGCAGAGCCGGAAGCCACCCAACCTGTCCATTACCATCCCGCCACCTGAGAGAGAGAGCCAGGCCCCTGGCGAGCAGGCCAGCATGCTGCCTGAG AGGCCCAAGAACCCAGCCTACTTGAAGAGTATCAGTCTCCAGGAACCACGGACACGATGGCAGGAGAGCAGCTCTGAGAAGCACCCCGGCTTCCGCCGCCAGGCCTCCCTGTCCCAGAGCATCCGCAA TAGCACGGCCCAGTGGTTTGGGGTCAGTGATGACTGGGAGGAGAAGCGGCAGCACTGGCGGCGCCGCAGCCTGCACCACTGCAGTGTGCGCTATGGCCGCCTGAAGGCCTCCTGCCAGAGGGACCTGGAGCTGCTCAGCCAGGAGGTGCCTTCTTTCCAGGGCACCGAGTCCCCCAAACCCTGCAAGATGCCCAAG ATTGTGGACCCTCTGGCTCGGGGCCGGGCGTTCCGCCACCCTGACGAGGTGGACCGGCCCCACCCCCCGCACCCGCCGCTGACCCCGGGGGTTCTGTCCCTCACCTCCTTCACCAGCATCCGCTCTGGCTACTCCCACCTGCCACGTCGGAAGAGGATGTCTGTGGCCCACATGAGCTTTCAAGCTGCTGCCGCCCTCCTTAAA GGACGCTCAGTGCTGGATGTCACTGGTCAGCGGTGCCGGGTGATCAAACGCAGCTTTGCCTACCCCAGCTTCCTGGAAGAGGATGCAGTCGATGGGGCAGACACATTTGACTCCTCATTTTTTAGTAAG GAAGAAATGAGTTCCATGCCTGATGACGTATTTGAGTCTCCCCCACTCTCTGCCAGCTACATCCGAGGGATCCCTCGCTCAGCCTCCCCTATCTCCCCTGACGGGGTACAAGTCCCCCT GAAGGATCACGGCCGAGCCCCGGTACCCACAACCAGGCGCGGCAAGCGCATCGCCTCCAAGGTGAAGCACTTTGCTTTTGACCGCAAGAAGCGGCACTATGGCCTGGGCGTGGTGGGCAACTGGCTGAACCGCAGCTACCGCCGCAGCATCAGCAGCACAGTGCAGCACCAGCTGGAGAGCTTCGACAGCCACCG GCCCTACTTCACCTACTGGCTGACCTTCGTCCACATCATCATCACACTGCTGGTGATTTGCACCTATGGCATCGCCCCCGTGGGCTTTGCCCAGCATGTCACCACCCAGCTG GTGCTGAGGAACAAAGGTGTATATGAGAGCGTGAAGTACATCCAGCAGGAGAACTTCTGGGTTGGCCCCAGCTCG ATTGACCTGATCCACCTGGGAGCCAAGTTCTCACCCTGCATCCGGAAAGACCAGCAGATTGAGCAGCTGGTGCTGCGGGAGCAAGACTTGGAGCGGGACTCAGGCTGCTGTGTCCAGAACGACTACTCGGGCTGCATCCAGACCCAGCGGCAGGACTGCTCG GAGACTTTGGCCACTTTTGTTAAGTGGCAGGATGATACTGGGCCCCCCATGGACAAGTCCGATCTGAGCCAGAAGCGCACATCAGGGGCCGTGTGCCACCAGGACCCCAG GACCTGTGAGGAGCCAGCCTCCAGTGGTGCACACATTTGGCCGGATGACATCACCAAGTGGCCG ATCTGCACGGAGCAGGCCAGGAGCAACCACACAGGCTTCTTGCACATGGACTGCAAGATCAAGGGCCGCCCCTGCTGCATCGGCACCAAGGGCAG CTGCGAGATCACTACCCGGGAATACTGTGAGTTCATGCACGGCTATTTTCACGAGGAAGCAACACTCTGTTCCCAG gtGCACTGCTTAGATGAAGTGTGTGGGCTGCTGCCCTTCCTCAATCCTGAGGTCCCAGACCAGTTCTACAGACTTTGGCTGTCTCTGTTCCTACATGCTGG CGTGGTGCACTGCCTCGTGTCTGTGGTCTTTCAAATGACTATCCTGCGTGACCTGGAAAAGCTGGCTGGCTGGCACCGCATTGCCATCATCTTTATCCTCAGTGGTATCACAGGCAACCTTGCCAGTGCCATCTTCCTCCCATACCGGGCAGAG CGGGCTGCTGCTGGCCTTCGCCTTCCTGCCCTACATCACCTTCGGCACCAGCGACAAGTACTGCAAGCGAATCCTCATCCTGGTGTCCCTGCTGGCCTTCGCCGGCCTCTTCGCCTCCCTGGTGCTCTGGCTGTACATCTACCCGATTAA
- the RHBDF2 gene encoding inactive rhomboid protein 2 isoform X2: MASTDKNGGSLSSVSSSRLQSRKPPNLSITIPPPERESQAPGEQASMLPERPKNPAYLKSISLQEPRTRWQESSSEKHPGFRRQASLSQSIRNTAQWFGVSDDWEEKRQHWRRRSLHHCSVRYGRLKASCQRDLELLSQEVPSFQGTESPKPCKMPKIVDPLARGRAFRHPDEVDRPHPPHPPLTPGVLSLTSFTSIRSGYSHLPRRKRMSVAHMSFQAAAALLKGRSVLDVTGQRCRVIKRSFAYPSFLEEDAVDGADTFDSSFFSKEEMSSMPDDVFESPPLSASYIRGIPRSASPISPDGVQVPLKDHGRAPVPTTRRGKRIASKVKHFAFDRKKRHYGLGVVGNWLNRSYRRSISSTVQHQLESFDSHRPYFTYWLTFVHIIITLLVICTYGIAPVGFAQHVTTQLVLRNKGVYESVKYIQQENFWVGPSSIDLIHLGAKFSPCIRKDQQIEQLVLREQDLERDSGCCVQNDYSGCIQTQRQDCSETLATFVKWQDDTGPPMDKSDLSQKRTSGAVCHQDPRTCEEPASSGAHIWPDDITKWPICTEQARSNHTGFLHMDCKIKGRPCCIGTKGSCEITTREYCEFMHGYFHEEATLCSQVHCLDEVCGLLPFLNPEVPDQFYRLWLSLFLHAGVVHCLVSVVFQMTILRDLEKLAGWHRIAIIFILSGITGNLASAIFLPYRAEVGPAGSQFGLLACLFVELFQSWQLLERPWKAFFNLSAIVLFLFICGLLPWIDNIAHIFGFLSGLLLAFAFLPYITFGTSDKYCKRILILVSLLAFAGLFASLVLWLYIYPINWPWVEFLTCFPFTNRFCEKYELDQVLH; encoded by the exons ATGGCCTCTACTGACAAGAATGGCGGGAGCCTCTCCTCCGTGTCCAGCAGCCGCCTGCAGAGCCGGAAGCCACCCAACCTGTCCATTACCATCCCGCCACCTGAGAGAGAGAGCCAGGCCCCTGGCGAGCAGGCCAGCATGCTGCCTGAG AGGCCCAAGAACCCAGCCTACTTGAAGAGTATCAGTCTCCAGGAACCACGGACACGATGGCAGGAGAGCAGCTCTGAGAAGCACCCCGGCTTCCGCCGCCAGGCCTCCCTGTCCCAGAGCATCCGCAA CACGGCCCAGTGGTTTGGGGTCAGTGATGACTGGGAGGAGAAGCGGCAGCACTGGCGGCGCCGCAGCCTGCACCACTGCAGTGTGCGCTATGGCCGCCTGAAGGCCTCCTGCCAGAGGGACCTGGAGCTGCTCAGCCAGGAGGTGCCTTCTTTCCAGGGCACCGAGTCCCCCAAACCCTGCAAGATGCCCAAG ATTGTGGACCCTCTGGCTCGGGGCCGGGCGTTCCGCCACCCTGACGAGGTGGACCGGCCCCACCCCCCGCACCCGCCGCTGACCCCGGGGGTTCTGTCCCTCACCTCCTTCACCAGCATCCGCTCTGGCTACTCCCACCTGCCACGTCGGAAGAGGATGTCTGTGGCCCACATGAGCTTTCAAGCTGCTGCCGCCCTCCTTAAA GGACGCTCAGTGCTGGATGTCACTGGTCAGCGGTGCCGGGTGATCAAACGCAGCTTTGCCTACCCCAGCTTCCTGGAAGAGGATGCAGTCGATGGGGCAGACACATTTGACTCCTCATTTTTTAGTAAG GAAGAAATGAGTTCCATGCCTGATGACGTATTTGAGTCTCCCCCACTCTCTGCCAGCTACATCCGAGGGATCCCTCGCTCAGCCTCCCCTATCTCCCCTGACGGGGTACAAGTCCCCCT GAAGGATCACGGCCGAGCCCCGGTACCCACAACCAGGCGCGGCAAGCGCATCGCCTCCAAGGTGAAGCACTTTGCTTTTGACCGCAAGAAGCGGCACTATGGCCTGGGCGTGGTGGGCAACTGGCTGAACCGCAGCTACCGCCGCAGCATCAGCAGCACAGTGCAGCACCAGCTGGAGAGCTTCGACAGCCACCG GCCCTACTTCACCTACTGGCTGACCTTCGTCCACATCATCATCACACTGCTGGTGATTTGCACCTATGGCATCGCCCCCGTGGGCTTTGCCCAGCATGTCACCACCCAGCTG GTGCTGAGGAACAAAGGTGTATATGAGAGCGTGAAGTACATCCAGCAGGAGAACTTCTGGGTTGGCCCCAGCTCG ATTGACCTGATCCACCTGGGAGCCAAGTTCTCACCCTGCATCCGGAAAGACCAGCAGATTGAGCAGCTGGTGCTGCGGGAGCAAGACTTGGAGCGGGACTCAGGCTGCTGTGTCCAGAACGACTACTCGGGCTGCATCCAGACCCAGCGGCAGGACTGCTCG GAGACTTTGGCCACTTTTGTTAAGTGGCAGGATGATACTGGGCCCCCCATGGACAAGTCCGATCTGAGCCAGAAGCGCACATCAGGGGCCGTGTGCCACCAGGACCCCAG GACCTGTGAGGAGCCAGCCTCCAGTGGTGCACACATTTGGCCGGATGACATCACCAAGTGGCCG ATCTGCACGGAGCAGGCCAGGAGCAACCACACAGGCTTCTTGCACATGGACTGCAAGATCAAGGGCCGCCCCTGCTGCATCGGCACCAAGGGCAG CTGCGAGATCACTACCCGGGAATACTGTGAGTTCATGCACGGCTATTTTCACGAGGAAGCAACACTCTGTTCCCAG gtGCACTGCTTAGATGAAGTGTGTGGGCTGCTGCCCTTCCTCAATCCTGAGGTCCCAGACCAGTTCTACAGACTTTGGCTGTCTCTGTTCCTACATGCTGG CGTGGTGCACTGCCTCGTGTCTGTGGTCTTTCAAATGACTATCCTGCGTGACCTGGAAAAGCTGGCTGGCTGGCACCGCATTGCCATCATCTTTATCCTCAGTGGTATCACAGGCAACCTTGCCAGTGCCATCTTCCTCCCATACCGGGCAGAG GTGGGCCCAGCCGGCTCACAGTTCGGCCTCCTCGCCTGCCTCTTCGTGGAGCTTTTCCAGAGCTGGCAGCTGCTGGAGCGGCCCTGGAAAGCCTTCTTCAACCTTTCGGCCATCGTACTCTTCCTATTCATCTGTGGCCTCCTGCCCTGGATCGACAACATCGCCCATATCTTTGGCTTTCTCAGCGGGCTGCTGCTGGCCTTCGCCTTCCTGCCCTACATCACCTTCGGCACCAGCGACAAGTACTGCAAGCGAATCCTCATCCTGGTGTCCCTGCTGGCCTTCGCCGGCCTCTTCGCCTCCCTGGTGCTCTGGCTGTACATCTACCCGATTAACTGGCCCTGGGTCGAGTTCCTCACCTGCTTCCCCTTCACCAACCGCTTCTGTGAGAAGTATGAGCTGGACCAGGTGCTGCACTGA